Genomic segment of Drosophila takahashii strain IR98-3 E-12201 chromosome X, DtakHiC1v2, whole genome shotgun sequence:
CCCTGCGGCTGCTCGCTGGTGGCCCCCAGAATCTTAATGGTCTTGACTCCGTTTTGATCCAGCTGCTCCAGCACCTTGAAGGTCCGCGGCGCCGCATTGGGCTTCACGATCTGCACGGTTCGCACCCGGGAGCTGCCACGCAGGGCGGGTGGCGCCACCACCGGAGCGGTGGCGGCCATGGCCACATTCACCGCCACCTGAACGTCCTTGGGCATGAACTTTTGCAGCGACTGCTGGGCCTTAAAGTTTAGAGtgggctgttgctgctgctgctgctgcaccacCCGGTGGTGGTAGTGGTGGTgcaggtgctgctgctgctgctggcggggCACCACAGCACTGCTCACATAGGCGGGGGCATAGAAACGAGGCCTCTTCGACTGCTCACGGTACATGGGCGCCACCTCGACGacctgttgttgctgcaccTGCTTCTGCTGATGATGTTGCACCTGGTGATGTTGCTGCGCATAGCGGGCGAAGGGCTGCACGGTGTTCATGTAGCTCCTCAGCGAGTGGATGTGGGTGACCTGGGTGGGCGCGGGAGCTGGCAAAGGCAGGGAGATGGCTATCGGCGCTGGTCCGGCCACATGGATGGGCGTGGGAGTGGCCAGGCGAAGGGGAgcgggagcaggagcagcaacaTGGATGGGAGCGGGAGCAGGAGCTGCAACATGGataggagcaggagcaggagcaggaactGGAGCAGGAGCCGCCACAGCTGGAGGCAAATAACCAGAAGCCCtgtattgctgttgctgctggtgggagctggatgttgctgttgcctggACAACGGCGACAGGAGCTGCTGCCGGGGCAGCCAAGGGAGCAGGAGCTGGAATGGAAACGGGAGAAGGAGCTGCAACTGGAGCCGCAACAGCGTTTGTGGGCGGCAGATAACCAGGAGCCGTGaaatgttgctgatgttgctgcgaTTTGGGGCGACCGTAGACAATATCTgcgtgttgctgttgctgctgctgctgctgctgctgctgcaaccgCAATTGCTGCTCCTGTTGCTGCTTCAGCAGCTTGGTGGCCGTTTGCAGACTGTGCAGCTCAGCGATCGCTGCCTCGGCATTTTCGGGCTTCACAAAGTCATAGCCATCGGGAAGTTCACCGGGATTGCTGACAGTTGCTTGTGTGGGAGCAACATAcacctgctgttgctgctgctgttgctgctgctgctgctgtggttgCTGGTAGGCGATCTGGTTGGGTGCCTGAGGACGTGGCTCATCGTAGCCGGGTGGCAGATAGCCAGGGGCACGATACTCGCCTGCAACCTGCTGGGTTGTGGCCACATTCTGAGCCGATGAGCTGGTGGCAACACTCGCACCCAGGCTCACTGGCAGCTGGTCGGGATTGGCGAAGTCATAGCCAGGTGGCAAATAACCAGGAGCCCGGTATTCCTGGCCAGAaatctgctgttgctgctgttggacTTCCTGCACCTGCTGcacttgttgctgctgcacttgTTGCACCTCTTGaacctgctgttgctgctgctgctgctgctgaggtGGCAGGTAGGTAGGTCCTTGGAAGGCCTGGTAGTTGGACACTGGCTGGGAAACCTGAGCGGCGGAAGTGGGTGGCAGATATCCGGGTGCCTCGTAGCTCTGTTGGCtgtactgctgttgctgttgcacctgttgctgttgcacctgttgctgttgcacatgttgctgctgcaccacttgctgttgctgctgctgcactacTTGCTGTTCTTGTTGCACCACTTGCTGTGGAATCACTTGCTGTTgcacctgttgctgctgcaccacttgctgttgctgttgctgctgctgctgcacaatGGGCGTGGCTGCGCTGGGCGGCAGATAGGCCTGCCCAGTGTAACCCACCGAGCTGGAAACCTGAGCCTTTTGCTGGAAATCGTGCCGATAGCTCGAAGGGAAGGGCACAGGAATCGGAGAAGCAGGAGCAACTGAAGCTGGAGCATCGGCAAAGTTCAGGAAGGACAAATCCAAGCTGTCATCATGACCATGACCATTGGAACTCTGAGCCTGGGGAGGCAGGTAAGAGGGACCCTTGCCATGATTACCAGCGAAGTGGTTGTGAACCTCGAAGATTTGATAGCCGGAATTGCCGTAGTTGCTCTCCTGGAAGCCGCCGCCCGTCTTGTAGTACTGCTCCTTGACGATCAgcggctgttgctgctgctgctgttgctgttgcaactTGAGCGATATATCCGCTTGGGTTAATCCACATAGCGCACAGATGGCGAAAAGCGCGGTAAGGGCGCCAAAGAACTTCACCGAGAACGAagcgaataaaaaaagagcaCAGTTTTTGagtcacagaaaaaaaaagtagctAAGGTAATCACTTATCAgcgattataatattatagggATGAATATATGGCTTAATGGTAATCCTTAGCCTCTCTGCTTACATTCATCTTCACAGTGGTCGTGCCTGAGCCCTCGATGTCCAACCGATCAATGATGCCCCGATTGACCCGGCCACGCGTTTTATACAAGGGCCCATCCGatccgaaaacgaaaacgaaaactagTCGGTCGCATCTTCAGCGATCGACATCTTCATTTCCCCCGAACACCGAACCCCAAACCCCAATGCTCCATCATCATCTTTCGCCAAACTCCAAGGTGGTCAGAAAGGGGGCCTTTCATTAGTTGGGCTTATAGTTACTTTGGGATTTCGGATTTTGGATGCTGCGCAACATTTTCAAATAGTTGCGCTTCGACTTTGTTCGCATTTCGCTCGAAAATGCAGATTCCGCTTATTGAGTTATCGCCGGTTGACTACTAGccgtacacccagaaaaaccAATAGACTAGATGGTATTTGCCATTATAACATGGCTAGTAGCTTAGATATATTTGTGAGTAATTAATGGATGAGTATAGAAAATGTACATATTTTGAGGGAATATCAAAGACTTatatcaaaaatgtttttagatTGATCTGagaaacacttttttaaataccttttaaagaaaatattaaatacatatttattatattctggAAAATATATcttgaaataaacaaattgtagAATAGATATTAGTTTACAATGTCTTGGAAAGTGAATGATTAGAAAAGGGATTTTAACTTTCCATGCCATTTCCATTCgttcttaaataaaatgcaaatgcattaAAAGTTATAATAAGTCATAAGTAAgtcttaataataaatttcataaatttaataaataacaatttatattagtgtttttttggtttccATCCAAATATAAAACTTATATATTAGATGAGAACCATTTTGCATCAATCTGAAGATCCTATAACAAGTAGCTTATACTTTGGCCCAATTTCTCGATCtcttcttaaatttaaacttggGTTAAAGCCTTATAATCGTAAGTGAAATCAGAGTTTAAAGTTTCCCCAATATTTACCAGTGTATTCCATCTAATTCCCGATCCCGTGTGCTTTGGGCGGATGTAATTAATACGCATGCTCCCAAAAATATCTCAAGCTTCGGACATCGGACATCAGTCACCGTGTGTTCTCCGTCCGGATTGCGTAATCCGCCTCGTTATCGGGTGTCTTGGATTTCCTGTTATTAGCTTTGCATATGCATCGGCTTTTCGGGTTTGGGGCTTTGGGCTCTCggctttggttttgggttTCGCAAAATGCTCGCTAAATATCTGGCTGGCATTgccaaaaattattacatCTGTCATTAGCAATGCGTGTcggctattttttgtttgttttccttttttttttgggccatgaattaaacattaaacattGATAAGCATGTCGCCTCACCTCCGCCTCGAATTTTGCCTCAAATAATGCCACCTGCTAGCCGATATCTTTGTGGATTCTTGTGCAACTTCGGTCGCAGGTTTATGATGACTTCCAATTAGCtgttaacttttttatttttctgacgGAAAACAGTTTcaaaattaatgttaatttttaaaaccagtattttattatttattatgtttgAAAGACGCGTAAGTGATAAAAAGTAAGCATAGGAAATGTCTAagcatttaataattttaaatttagttctatataaaaataaacatgtaaataaaattataaatattttttatttaccaaaAGCTTACCAAAAATCGGATTATTTACGCTTCgcttatctaaaaaaaaaaccaaaacacatAAAACATGACTCTATTCACCGCCGATCGATACAAATCACAGCTAAACAAATAACGTTGTATAACCATTATAGCGACATCTTTCATTTGGTTTTCCGCAGAAACCCGTGTAATTTTCCCATGGCGCTCGCCTCTGGGGGGTTTCCCCCCTCGCCAATGTTCGAATCGAGAAACCTTGACCCATCTTGGCTTAAATACTTTATGCATATTTGGCCCACCGACCGGCCAATGCATACAAAATGCCGAACGATCGCTAACAACTTGGCCAACACAAAAGGCCGGCAGGTGAAAAATTCAGACGAGCTGGTCAACAAAGGCGGGACATGCAAATAATTGAatcgaattgaattgaatcgaaatattggccaaacaaaaatcaaagggTCCCAGGGCCCAGATACTTATTAActgattaaataaaacaatgtgTGAACGTTTATTTCGGATCGCATTTATTGAAGTTTTGGGCGTTGCATAATTATATGGAATTTCCAAAAGTTAAATGTAAGGTCAAaacttagaaaatattattttaaagttatttgaagAAAACAATACCCATacttgaagaaaatatttccaaaataattatacaaaatatttcagcAAAGCAATTTATGTAATAAATTTGGAATTTCGATttataattcatttttaatctaatcaattttaaaaccaTATATGTAATATGTAATTATACCCTATTAATTAAAGCATTTTAGGGATAGTTTCCAAAGTTATGAAATGCATTTGATTGTAACTCTATCCGGAATTTGTAGGCCCAATCCTCAATTCTTTCGTGCCATAAATTTCCGCTCAACCCGAATTAGCATCTGAGAtacattattaattatttatgagAGTTCCCCTCCAGTTTGTTGGCATAACTAAATGATTTGATATGCATATTGCCTGGcttgttaattatttaatttcgcGCTCACTTTCCCTCTCTTTCTGTCGCTCTCTTCCTCTCGCTCTCCCTTTCTGGTTCTCTGtgaaaatgtgtaaaaaaatatatattcacatTAACAAACATCGCCTCCCATTAGTGGGCCATTGGAGGTCGATTTACATACTTATTGGCTATGCATATAGTTGGAATATTtatcaatattaaatttgtgCCATATACGAGcagtaacaacaacagcaacaggttGCAGCCGCAATTTAGTAAAGCCACACTGAAAGAAAAACTAACAACTAACAACTAAACCTAAATCAGTATGTTAGCCgaaacaaaggaaataatagatCCAAATATgaattgtcatacctttctgaactcgttgttaaatattcaatcgattggcatttaaacctggacaatttattttttgacatttttcgcaaaaaatcatgatgtacccccttacaaaaaaaaataaaaattggcaaaaattttatttttccaaaatcacacgagaaatgtcatggatttaattacactgtgcagcatttttagtgctttttaaatttacctcgatggatgctatatttttggattcgttacgaattcccaagataaactgcgttttcaaaaaagttccccgacgcaaggattcttagcaaaaggacctcaaagttcgaaaaatgcagcaattggccaactttcgggagctctcagaggcaaacggattcatggtttgattcgatgctaaagttttttaaaagataccttctttatatttcaaaccccatacttagaataattttaggattttttttaaggcagaaatagattccagaaaacatagtcaaaaaacttaaaagcatacagctgcggtcaaaatagtagtagtgttgccgccctgtgtttttaaaagtttgttgttgtaattcatcttcttctggtgatattgtattgattataattgtactattagactaattggataagaaaagtgacaacaaaaaacttttaaaaacacatgacggcaacactactactattttgaccgcagctgtatacttttatgttttttgactatgttttctaaaacttgtttctcccttaataaaaatcctaaaattattctaagtatgggatttgaaagataaagagtgtatcttttataaaactttagcatctaaccaaaccatgaatccgtttgcctctgagagctttggaaagttggccaatttcggaatttttcgaactttgaggtccttttgctaagaatccttgcgtcggggaactttttggaaaacgcagtttaactttggaattcgtaacaaatccaaaaatatagtatccatcgaggtaaatttttgatgctgcatagtgttattattttgttatctgttcaaagcagtatgtatttttggtgtaggtcCATTTTTGGCgaagttatagcaaaaaacagaaagaaaaatatgcaaatttttgCCGAAAAACCAGATaccaattttcaaaaaaaaaataattcgttttttgaccgtaacaatggaaatattaatccaaatatgggttgtcatacctttctgaactcgttattaaatttccaaactattggcattaaagcctgggtattttattttttttgacatttttctcaaaaaattatgatgtaccctcttataaaaaaattaaaattgacgaaaattttattttttcaagatcaccTGGAAAGTtacatggatttatttattattttgttatctgttcaaaacagtatgtatttttggtgtaggaccatttttggccaagttacagcaaaaaaacaaaaaaaaacttttttccatttatcctaaatatttttaataattttctttctcTGTCGTTAAAATATTTGGCAAAGCCGATAAAGATAAACAAACGTACTAccacaaaaaacatgatacgaaaatgaaaacgaaaagaaaagggAAACCGAATCCGAATCGATTGGATAAATGCGTTTGTCCAGTGGGTGGATCAATAAGTTCCTAAATTTCTTTagaaatttatgaaatatatttaatataatttcccCATATTGTTTCAAGGATGGACAattttttacgattttatatataatataatataattttcttttagatttatgAACTCGTTAAGCAGCCCTCGCAGCATCCGTACGAAGATCGCCCATTGACGGATGGAACCGGTGTCGTCGAACTACTAATTGATACATAAAACCTGAAGAGGTCTCCAGCAGCCAAAGCGGCGACCTCttgcccaaaaaaaagggggaatcGGAGGGGTTTACGACGGCAGAGGAtggtttaacaaaaaaaaaagggtggaGTGCCTCAGGAAGTTCGGGGCGTGTTcgctttatttgttttggggGCCTTTGCAGTGACGATTCATTGATTGGCCATTATCTATTGAGCCACGCCATGCAAATCTGAATggattttgaaatttgattttttaattaccccTGCTGGCCAATATTATCCATGCCCTGTCCTTCCAGAAATAATTGCTGCACGCGAAGAAATTATCTAACTTGAAACTTAGGTATCTCTCAGTTTTTTTATGGACTATATTtagaaaaagtaaatataattaaaaaggttaaaaattcaaaaatattataaatattttatagaaatagtacctaataaatacttttaaattttaagtcagGTTAATTCCGCTTTTTTTCTTAGCTGAATGACTAATGGACTGATTTAACCTCTGACACGTGTGTCCCAAGATTACTCGcgttattattatcattataaatGTGGATAATTAGCATGCAAACTGTGTTGACGTTTGATTAACCCCATTTTGACATCGATCAATCGATCCGCTGACAATTCATTTACACATGTCCTTCAGCATTGTCTTCCCCTTCACTTTGGCCCAAAGTTGCCGGCCATCTGTTGTTGCCAAGTTCAGTTCGGGCCAACATCTTTTAGGGCCAGCCAACTAAATGATTAAAGCGGtgggaaaaaaaacacaaacctGTAAATTCTTCAGAaaatttaaagtgtaaaaaaaagaatattttatgacagaatgttaaagaaattgagaaaatattacaataattactgttaatattaattaataattataagctatttcttaaaatattttgtatttataatataaaatattagggtttttataaaatgtattgtaatttattgacaacattttaaagtaatcccataaaactttaaatgtatttctaACAATATCccagataaataaaaattaaaattttgccaAATCGTTTTTGTCTCGTTTCAGCGCCCTTTGTCATGAATGGGGCAATAAACATACTACCAACGATGTGTCACTGTCATTGTCTTGGACTGATTTAAATACTATTAATTGGCATACAGACAAACGACGATATTTGCATACCATTTATCGCATTTTATATCTGGACATACATATTTGGCAATGCCATCGCGATTGACAAAAGATCTGCGAAATTCCAAAAGTCGCTCAATGAAGATCAGCGAATAAAAGATGACAGGCCGTACATAAAACAGTTAAAAAgatttattgcatttcaatGGGGCATTATCTTAGCAGTGGCAATAATTTTGTTTGCATAATTGTCGTTTAGTAACCCGAATCCGTCACGATTTCGAAATCGCATTACCTTTTCATATATCATGGGTGTGAAATGCAAAAACACGAACCTAAGATATCTTATCAGTTGTGAAGAAAATTTGACCAAGTTCCCAAAGAAAGATAGTTGTTAATCTGGTTAATACACTAATGGAAATCAATGGAGATAAGGTTTTCCCTTAACTCCATTTGATAAGTACGTGTCGTTAGTTATCATATTTTGTATGATATCAGgtgaatttttgtatttatttataatttaattaaattggtagtcttgctttattttttgaattataaaaactACAACTTTATTATGGGTTTCAGCACAGAGTCATATCATCATATCTCTACCGTTAAATTGACAGTTTTTCTCGCTCATTATCGTTAAAATTATTACTCAATTAATCATACCATGCCTAACACAATTCTTCTACTCTTCTCGAACAGCCGACGTTCTTTGCTATTGACTCAGCTGAATTTTTGGGACAGATCTTGGCGATATCTATAAAGCCACGCCATCGGAAATATTAACACTAATGATTCCCTATTAAACCGAACTTAAAAAAGGATTCTTGTATACTTCCTAAACCTTtctttgtaatatattttttaaaaatatttctaaaatatactTAAACCCCCTATTAAAACGCTCAATGTGTTTACCTTTAGCTATCGAGTTATGGTTGCTTTTGcatgtatttaataaaaaaaaaaaccattctgTTTTTCCGGTTGGGgtcttaacaaaaaaatattacatgtCGTTTAGGGGGGGTTATTTTTTTCTCCCCTAAAGAAAACGCCCTtgagggggaggggggggggAATGAATACGTTGTGGCTAAGACGAGATTGACAACATTTTTCTGGGGGGATTTGGATGGTTCCCTTCCCTTCCGAAGGGCTTCTTACACAAAGCTAGATCAATCCGATCCTCTAGAGCCGCCCGTAGTGCGCCTGGCTGGGCTTTCGGTCCGTGAAGAAGTTGCGCAGCACCATGATCTGGACGAGGCCGATCAGGATGACGGCGGCCGTTTCCAGGGAGGACCAGACCATCACCCGCTGGTTGAGATCCTCGGCCCGCTTGCGTCCCTGCGCCTCCCGCAGCCGATGATGCGTCTGGGCGTCGAGGATGTCGTTGAGGCCCTTGTGTATGGCCTGCGAGGAGGTCTCCATCTGGGTGAGCACGGTGGCGTGCTCATCCACGCCGGGCAGGGCCGGCTCCTCGCCCACCTGGAAGTCCACGTAGACGATCTTGTGCGAGAAGGCCGAGAACTGATTGCCGAAGCATGCGGTATAGACGCCCGTCGTCTCCGCCACGAACTGGTGGCTATCGAAGGTGGCCTTCTCCAGCTTGTAGATGACCTTGCCCTGCGGATCCTTCAGCGTCACATCGACGTCCAGTTGGCCGCCGGCGGAGACCTGGAAC
This window contains:
- the LOC108070166 gene encoding uncharacterized protein, with the translated sequence MNFFGALTALFAICALCGLTQADISLKLQQQQQQQQQPLIVKEQYYKTGGGFQESNYGNSGYQIFEVHNHFAGNHGKGPSYLPPQAQSSNGHGHDDSLDLSFLNFADAPASVAPASPIPVPFPSSYRHDFQQKAQVSSSVGYTGQAYLPPSAATPIVQQQQQQQQQVVQQQQVQQQVIPQQVVQQEQQVVQQQQQQVVQQQHVQQQQVQQQQVQQQQQYSQQSYEAPGYLPPTSAAQVSQPVSNYQAFQGPTYLPPQQQQQQQQQVQEVQQVQQQQVQQVQEVQQQQQQISGQEYRAPGYLPPGYDFANPDQLPVSLGASVATSSSAQNVATTQQVAGEYRAPGYLPPGYDEPRPQAPNQIAYQQPQQQQQQQQQQQQVYVAPTQATVSNPGELPDGYDFVKPENAEAAIAELHSLQTATKLLKQQQEQQLRLQQQQQQQQQQQHADIVYGRPKSQQHQQHFTAPGYLPPTNAVAAPVAAPSPVSIPAPAPLAAPAAAPVAVVQATATSSSHQQQQQYRASGYLPPAVAAPAPVPAPAPAPIHVAAPAPAPIHVAAPAPAPLRLATPTPIHVAGPAPIAISLPLPAPAPTQVTHIHSLRSYMNTVQPFARYAQQHHQVQHHQQKQVQQQQVVEVAPMYREQSKRPRFYAPAYVSSAVVPRQQQQQHLHHHYHHRVVQQQQQQQPTLNFKAQQSLQKFMPKDVQVAVNVAMAATAPVVAPPALRGSSRVRTVQIVKPNAAPRTFKVLEQLDQNGVKTIKILGATSEQPQGRHQVVKVVTQNAHSGAESHVQTVKIYDAVQQQPQQQPLRLQPILNLGQNNAYLPPARPRSRIVRQASKPLRLYPVATL
- the p24-1 gene encoding transmembrane emp24 domain-containing protein 3, with protein sequence MNTQIAILVAALMMHCIQAVEFTFDLADNAEDCFYEEIKKNSSAYFEFQVSAGGQLDVDVTLKDPQGKVIYKLEKATFDSHQFVAETTGVYTACFGNQFSAFSHKIVYVDFQVGEEPALPGVDEHATVLTQMETSSQAIHKGLNDILDAQTHHRLREAQGRKRAEDLNQRVMVWSSLETAAVILIGLVQIMVLRNFFTDRKPSQAHYGRL